A window of the Salarias fasciatus chromosome 7, fSalaFa1.1, whole genome shotgun sequence genome harbors these coding sequences:
- the pdcd2l gene encoding programmed cell death protein 2-like, producing MSVLLGLADGDLDPARHRSSFLTNKAGGVPDWQPGQRGLRPACRRCGAASALVVQVYCPVDRTPTHRNLHLFACTAPACSGLSEAWTALRSQGAAEDRPGRARGPADPGPGPGPEPVPRVTDWCDGADDWGLEEEEEEEEEEAAGPAVKEEPERPAGSETDVSGRLQDLQLEDRREDAAAAAVFRPLFISVVEEADLGVEDGALDHVQELLREYESREGAVQEEQQGGGGGGAGGGVQEEYEKAQARHGDRVFGGFMKRIAPCPQQILRYSHGGRPLFVSSPPAAASRLAPPCGSCGAARTFELQLMPALVSLLRRADRGGGGELEFGTVLVYTCSGSCWAPGSNSALEEVCFVQADPDQQLFR from the exons ATGTCGGTGCTGCTCGGGCTGGCGGACGGAGACCTGGACCCGGCCCGGCACCGCAGCTCCTTCCTGACCAACAAGGCGGGGGGCGTCCCGGACTGGCAGCCGGGTCAGCGCGGCCTCCGCCCGGCCTGCCGCCGCTGCGGCGCCGCCTCCGCCCTGGTGGTGCAGGTGTACTGCCCGGTGGACCGGACCCCCACCCACCGCAACCTGCACCTGTTCGCCTGCACGGCCCCGGCCTGCAGCGGCCTCTCCGAGGCCTGGACGGCGCTCCGCTCGCAGGGCGCGGCGGAGGACCGCCCGGGCCGGGCCCGCGGCCCCGCTGACccgggtcccggtcccggtccggaGCCCGTCCCGCGGGTCACGGACTGGTGTGACGGTGCTGATGACTGGggcctggaggaagaggaggaggaggaggaggaggaggcggcaggGCCCGCTGTGAAGGAGGAACCAG AGCGTCCAGCAGGCAGCGAGACGGACGTCAGCGGGCGTCTCCaggacctgcagctggaggaccgGCGtgaggacgccgccgccgccgccgtgttcAGGCCGCTCTTCATCAGcgtggtggaggaggcggaccTGGGCGTGGAGGACGGCGCCCTGGATCacgtccaggagctgctgagggagtACGAGAGCCGGGAGGGGGcggtgcaggaggagcagcagggtgggggagggggcggagcagggggcggagtcCAGGAGGAGTACGAGAAGGCCCAGGCCCGGCACGGGGACCGGGTGTTCGGCGGCTTCATGAAGCGGATCGCCCCGTGCCCGCAGCAGATCCTGCGGTACAGCCACGGCGGCCGGCCGCTCTTCGTCTcctcgccgccggccgccgcctcccgccTGGCGCCGCCCTGCGGCTCCTGCGGTGCCGCCCGCACCTTCGAGCTGCAGCTGATGCCGGCGCTGGTCAGCCTGCTGCGCAGGGCggaccgcggcggcggcggcgagctggaGTTCGGCACCGTGCTGGTCTACACCTGCAGCGGGAGCTGCTGGGCGCCCGGTTCGAACTCCGCCCTGGAGGAGGTCTGCTTCGTGCAGGCGGACCCCgaccagcagctcttcaggTGA